The DNA segment CCCCCGCGGTGACCGCCGCACTGGACGCCCTGACCTCGGACCCGCACCCCGATCTGGTCCTGGACCTGCGCCCGGTCCGCTTCATCGACTGCACCGGCCTGGGCATCCTGTGCCGGGCCCGCCACGGCAGGCTCCGGCTGCTCAGCGAGAGCGCCGCCTTCCTGCGCCTGCTGCGCGCCACCGGTCTGCGG comes from the Streptomyces seoulensis genome and includes:
- a CDS encoding STAS domain-containing protein, with the protein product MAENHTEPTVIALSGDIDLLTAPAVTAALDALTSDPHPDLVLDLRPVRFIDCTGLGILCRARHGRLRLLSESAAFLRLLRATGLRNSFEVQTGPVLCEAAG